In Flammeovirgaceae bacterium 311, one DNA window encodes the following:
- a CDS encoding metallophosphoesterase (COG1407 Predicted ICC-like phosphoesterases) yields the protein MNQQPLTDTIHTIAGQELVLLPEKAIFWTEKKILLIADLHLGKAAHFRKAGIPISGKIHQHDLHTLEVLLQQWQPLQVIFLGDLFHSSYNQEWEKLESWMEEQKNICFTLIKGNHDVLPQQVYTGSCLEVVEEKMEIFPFLLTHHPPTEDGGTSSLYRLCGHVHPAVQLSGAGRQQLSLPCFYFGLHCGILPAFGKFTGFYKIKPKAGERVYGVLPERVIPLGT from the coding sequence ATGAACCAGCAGCCCCTTACCGATACCATTCATACGATTGCCGGACAGGAATTAGTATTACTACCTGAAAAGGCTATTTTCTGGACAGAGAAAAAAATATTACTGATAGCAGACCTGCATTTAGGCAAAGCCGCTCACTTCAGAAAAGCCGGAATCCCTATTTCAGGAAAAATACATCAGCATGATCTCCATACCCTTGAAGTTTTATTGCAGCAATGGCAACCGCTGCAGGTAATATTTCTTGGAGATTTGTTCCACAGCAGCTATAACCAGGAGTGGGAGAAGCTGGAATCCTGGATGGAGGAGCAAAAAAATATTTGTTTCACCCTCATCAAAGGTAACCACGATGTGCTGCCGCAACAGGTTTATACCGGGAGCTGCCTGGAGGTGGTTGAAGAAAAAATGGAAATTTTCCCATTTTTACTTACCCACCACCCCCCCACTGAAGATGGCGGCACAAGCAGCCTGTACCGACTGTGCGGGCATGTACACCCTGCTGTGCAGCTATCCGGGGCCGGGCGGCAACAGCTTAGTCTCCCCTGTTTTTACTTTGGCTTACATTGCGGCATACTGCCAGCTTTTGGAAAATTCACAGGATTTTACAAAATTAAGCCTAAGGCAGGCGAGCGGGTATATGGTGTTTTACCGGAACGTGTTATACCTTTGGGCACATAG
- the hppA gene encoding membrane-bound proton-translocating pyrophosphatase (COG3808 Inorganic pyrophosphatase): MAVKSSWVSKQDAGDANMQELAGYIARGAMAFLRAEWKVLSYFAVIAAILLAWSGTLVENSSPVIAISFVIGAVLSAFAGYLGMNIATKANVRTTQAARTSLAHALKVSFTGGSVMGLGVAGLAVLGMGGLFIVFYYMFVGATGDVNGLEMEKALEVLAGFSLGAESIALFARVGGGIYTKAADVGADLVGKVEAGIPEDDVRNPATIADNVGDNVGDVAGMGADLFGSYVATILATMVLGREIVSDDNFGGIAPILLPMLIAGMGLVFSIIGTFFVRISNDNGNVQNALNLGNWSSIVLTGIASYFLVTWLLPDRMVIRTFEFTDTDVFWAIVVGLIVGALMSIITEYYTAIGKRPVNSIVQQSSTGHATNIIGGLSVGMESTVLPIIVLAAGIVISYSFAGLYGVAIAAAGMMATTAMQLAIDAFGPIADNAGGIAEMSGLPEEVRGRTDVLDAVGNTTAATGKGFAIASAALTALALFAAFVGIAGIDSIDIYKAPVLGALFIGAMIPFIFSSLCIAAVGRAAMDMVNEVRRQFREIPGIMEYKAKPEYEKCVEISTKASIREMILPGAIALIVPIIVGFGFKGVFPDTSSAEILGGLLAGVTVSGVLMGIFQNNAGGAWDNAKKSFEKGVMINGVMEYKGSAPHKASVTGDTVGDPFKDTSGPSMNILIKLMSIVALIIAPHISVVDHELRYEQDQQDAHRIEAPAPLEIETVKAEVIEAVESIEPIQL, translated from the coding sequence ATGGCTGTGAAATCAAGCTGGGTGAGCAAGCAGGACGCAGGTGATGCGAACATGCAGGAGCTGGCCGGCTATATTGCCCGTGGCGCTATGGCATTTTTAAGAGCAGAATGGAAAGTACTCTCCTACTTTGCCGTGATTGCGGCAATTCTGCTGGCCTGGTCTGGTACCCTGGTAGAAAACTCCAGCCCTGTAATTGCCATTTCTTTTGTAATTGGCGCCGTTCTTTCTGCTTTTGCCGGCTACCTGGGCATGAACATTGCCACCAAAGCCAATGTGCGTACCACACAGGCCGCACGTACAAGCCTGGCACACGCCCTTAAGGTAAGCTTTACCGGTGGCAGCGTCATGGGCCTTGGTGTTGCCGGTCTGGCAGTGCTGGGTATGGGCGGCCTCTTTATTGTTTTCTACTATATGTTTGTAGGTGCTACAGGCGATGTTAACGGCCTGGAAATGGAGAAAGCACTTGAAGTACTGGCTGGTTTCTCACTGGGTGCCGAAAGTATTGCCCTCTTTGCCCGTGTAGGCGGTGGTATCTATACCAAAGCAGCCGACGTAGGCGCCGACCTGGTAGGTAAGGTAGAAGCTGGCATTCCTGAAGACGACGTGCGTAACCCTGCCACCATTGCCGATAACGTAGGCGATAACGTAGGTGACGTAGCCGGTATGGGCGCCGACCTTTTCGGTTCTTATGTGGCCACCATTCTGGCTACCATGGTACTGGGCCGTGAAATTGTTTCAGACGATAATTTCGGTGGCATTGCCCCTATCCTGCTCCCTATGCTGATTGCGGGTATGGGTCTGGTCTTTTCCATCATCGGTACCTTCTTTGTGCGTATCAGCAACGATAACGGCAATGTGCAAAATGCCCTTAACCTGGGTAACTGGTCATCTATCGTCCTTACCGGTATAGCTTCCTATTTCCTGGTTACCTGGCTACTGCCCGACCGGATGGTGATCAGAACTTTTGAATTTACCGATACGGATGTATTCTGGGCCATTGTGGTAGGTCTGATCGTAGGTGCCTTAATGAGTATCATCACCGAGTATTACACTGCCATTGGCAAGCGTCCGGTGAACTCTATCGTTCAGCAGTCGAGCACCGGCCACGCCACCAACATTATTGGCGGTTTATCGGTAGGCATGGAATCTACCGTGCTGCCCATTATCGTGCTTGCAGCTGGTATTGTAATCTCATATTCGTTTGCAGGTTTATACGGAGTGGCCATTGCCGCCGCCGGTATGATGGCGACTACTGCCATGCAGCTGGCCATTGATGCCTTTGGCCCTATTGCCGACAATGCCGGTGGTATTGCAGAAATGAGCGGTTTGCCCGAAGAAGTACGCGGCCGCACCGACGTGCTCGATGCCGTTGGTAACACCACGGCTGCAACAGGTAAAGGTTTTGCCATTGCCTCTGCGGCTCTCACAGCCCTTGCGCTATTTGCTGCCTTTGTAGGAATTGCAGGCATCGACTCCATCGATATCTACAAAGCACCTGTACTGGGAGCCCTGTTTATTGGCGCCATGATACCCTTCATTTTCTCATCCTTATGTATTGCCGCCGTTGGTCGTGCAGCCATGGACATGGTAAATGAGGTGCGCCGTCAGTTTCGTGAAATTCCCGGTATCATGGAGTACAAGGCCAAGCCGGAATACGAAAAATGCGTAGAGATCTCTACAAAAGCCTCTATCCGCGAAATGATCCTGCCTGGCGCCATTGCCTTGATCGTACCCATTATTGTTGGTTTTGGCTTTAAGGGAGTTTTCCCTGATACCAGCTCTGCCGAAATTCTGGGTGGTTTGCTGGCCGGTGTTACCGTAAGCGGCGTACTGATGGGTATTTTCCAGAACAATGCCGGTGGCGCCTGGGATAATGCTAAAAAATCATTTGAAAAAGGTGTGATGATCAACGGCGTAATGGAATACAAAGGTTCTGCCCCGCATAAAGCCTCTGTAACCGGCGATACCGTTGGTGACCCGTTCAAAGATACTTCAGGTCCTTCCATGAACATCCTGATCAAGCTGATGTCGATTGTGGCACTGATCATTGCACCCCACATTTCAGTAGTAGATCATGAGCTCCGCTATGAGCAGGATCAGCAGGATGCCCACAGGATAGAAGCGCCAGCCCCATTGGAAATTGAAACTGTAAAAGCAGAAGTGATAGAAGCTGTGGAGTCTATTGAGCCAATACAGCTCTAA
- a CDS encoding ATP-dependent DNA ligase (COG1793 ATP-dependent DNA ligase) produces the protein MRQFAHLFAQLDQTNKTNAKLAILKEYLAQAPPKDILWALALFTGKRPRRPVNSNLLRYWAAEAASLPLWLFEESYHVVGDLSETIALLLPPPEQQHAESLAYWMDFLKKLHPLEEADKKAAILEAWNGMERGEQFVFNKLMSGSFRIGISQNLMVRAIAEVREMDPAVAAHRLMGNWEPDTVDFEDLFGEEDATDRLSRPYPFYLAHALEAAPDSLGEPREWQAEWKWDGIRSQLINRQGELFIWSRGEELVTDKYPELAALQQYLPYDCVVDGEILPVKDGAVMPFAALQTRIGRKTVSRKQLIDTPVKIYAYDLLELEGEDIRQWPLEKRRQALEQLVKQTRQPTLLELSAVIDFEDWEQLVQARNDSRSLMAEGLMLKRKDSAFGVGRKRGDWWKWKIEPLTIDGVLVYAQKGSGRRADLYTDYTFAVWDEDEKQLVPFAKAYSGLSDAEIRRVDNFVKRNTKERFGPVRTVNPELVFEIAFEGIQQSNRHKSGVAIRFPRILRWRHDKKPADANTLKDLQEMLTVYGS, from the coding sequence TTGAGACAGTTCGCCCATCTTTTTGCACAGCTCGATCAAACGAACAAAACCAACGCCAAGCTTGCCATCCTGAAGGAATACCTGGCACAGGCGCCTCCAAAAGATATTTTGTGGGCACTGGCGCTGTTTACAGGTAAACGCCCCAGAAGACCTGTAAACAGCAACCTGCTACGCTACTGGGCAGCAGAGGCGGCAAGCCTGCCACTCTGGCTGTTTGAAGAAAGCTACCATGTGGTGGGAGACCTTTCCGAAACCATTGCACTCCTGTTGCCGCCCCCAGAGCAACAGCATGCAGAGTCCCTGGCCTACTGGATGGACTTTCTGAAAAAGCTGCACCCACTGGAAGAAGCTGATAAAAAAGCTGCCATTCTCGAAGCCTGGAATGGGATGGAAAGGGGCGAACAATTTGTTTTTAACAAGCTGATGTCTGGTTCTTTTCGGATTGGCATCAGCCAAAACCTGATGGTACGGGCAATAGCAGAGGTCCGTGAGATGGATCCTGCCGTGGCTGCTCACCGCCTGATGGGCAACTGGGAACCAGATACTGTTGATTTTGAAGATCTCTTCGGCGAAGAAGATGCCACAGACCGCTTAAGCAGACCCTACCCTTTTTACCTGGCCCACGCCCTGGAGGCAGCGCCCGATAGCTTGGGTGAACCCCGGGAGTGGCAGGCCGAATGGAAATGGGATGGCATCCGTTCGCAGCTGATCAACCGGCAGGGAGAGCTCTTTATCTGGTCGCGTGGCGAAGAGCTGGTCACGGATAAATACCCCGAGTTGGCAGCCCTGCAGCAGTACCTGCCTTACGACTGTGTAGTAGACGGAGAGATATTACCGGTAAAAGACGGTGCCGTTATGCCATTTGCAGCTCTGCAAACCCGCATTGGCCGTAAAACGGTGAGCCGTAAACAATTAATCGATACCCCTGTAAAAATCTATGCCTACGACCTGCTCGAGCTGGAGGGAGAAGACATCCGGCAATGGCCGCTGGAGAAACGCCGGCAGGCCCTGGAGCAGCTGGTAAAGCAAACCAGACAGCCAACGCTGCTGGAGCTTTCGGCTGTGATTGATTTTGAGGATTGGGAGCAATTAGTCCAGGCCCGTAATGACAGTCGCTCCCTGATGGCCGAAGGGCTTATGCTGAAAAGAAAAGATTCTGCTTTTGGAGTTGGCCGCAAGCGGGGCGACTGGTGGAAATGGAAAATAGAACCGCTTACCATTGACGGGGTGCTGGTTTACGCTCAGAAAGGCAGCGGCCGCAGGGCCGATCTGTATACTGATTATACCTTCGCCGTTTGGGATGAAGATGAAAAGCAGCTGGTACCCTTTGCAAAAGCCTATTCGGGTTTAAGCGATGCTGAAATCCGACGGGTAGATAATTTTGTAAAAAGAAATACAAAGGAGCGTTTCGGGCCCGTACGCACTGTGAATCCGGAGCTGGTTTTTGAAATAGCTTTCGAAGGCATTCAGCAAAGCAATCGCCATAAATCAGGTGTAGCCATTCGCTTCCCCAGAATATTACGCTGGCGGCACGATAAAAAACCTGCAGATGCCAATACACTGAAAGATTTGCAGGAAATGTTAACAGTTTACGGCAGCTGA
- a CDS encoding hypothetical protein (COG4731 Uncharacterized protein conserved in bacteria), with protein MKTLAVVAVMLLAGLTAQAQNRADDILGTWWNAEKTSKIEVYKNGNKYFGKIIHLETPNDDQGKPRVDKDNPDAKLRNRPLMGLVILKGLEYDEDGEFEDGEIYDPKSGKTYSANAKLVGKDKLDLRGYVGISLIGRTSTWTRAK; from the coding sequence ATGAAAACGTTGGCTGTAGTAGCAGTAATGCTGCTGGCTGGACTTACTGCCCAGGCACAAAACAGGGCTGATGACATTTTAGGAACTTGGTGGAATGCTGAAAAAACCTCCAAGATCGAAGTCTACAAAAATGGCAACAAATATTTTGGAAAAATTATCCACCTGGAAACCCCTAACGATGATCAGGGAAAGCCAAGGGTAGACAAAGATAACCCGGATGCAAAACTCCGCAACCGTCCGCTGATGGGCCTGGTGATTCTGAAAGGACTGGAATATGATGAAGACGGTGAATTTGAGGATGGTGAGATCTACGACCCCAAGAGTGGCAAAACGTATTCAGCTAATGCCAAGCTGGTAGGAAAAGATAAGCTGGATTTGCGTGGCTATGTAGGCATATCGCTGATTGGCCGTACCTCTACCTGGACCAGGGCGAAATAA
- a CDS encoding RNA procession exonuclease (COG1236 Predicted exonuclease of the beta-lactamase fold involved in RNA processing), whose translation MSLKNLLEINDCGIYCSQADVYIDPWKPVPKALITHAHGDHARSGNKFYLAHQQSEQVLRLRLGQDIKLQTVTYGEKVTINGVGISFHPAGHITGSAQIRLEHEGQVWVASGDYKTEKDKTCTPFEPVTCHTFITESTFGLPIYNWRPQQEIFQEISEWWRINREEGFTSLLCGYSLGKAQRLLANVDEHIGPILLHGAVYNVCEALKQDGLQLPPYERLSQDTPKSQISGSLVIAPPSALNTPWMNKLKPVRTAIASGWMNLRGAKRRRAVDRGFVLSDHADWEGLNTAIKQTGAERVLVTHGYTAAFSRWLQTQGYEAQEVHTLYTGELGEINESEEIRSESES comes from the coding sequence ATGAGCCTTAAAAATCTGCTGGAGATAAACGATTGTGGTATTTACTGTTCACAGGCCGATGTATACATTGATCCCTGGAAGCCGGTACCAAAAGCACTGATCACACATGCACATGGCGATCATGCACGCTCGGGAAATAAGTTTTACCTGGCACACCAGCAGTCAGAACAGGTGCTAAGGCTGCGCCTCGGGCAGGATATCAAGCTGCAAACAGTTACCTACGGAGAGAAAGTAACAATCAACGGAGTTGGGATCAGTTTTCATCCGGCAGGGCATATCACAGGTTCTGCACAGATCAGGCTGGAACATGAGGGACAGGTATGGGTAGCCTCAGGTGATTATAAAACCGAGAAGGATAAGACCTGCACCCCTTTTGAGCCGGTAACCTGCCATACTTTTATTACCGAAAGCACCTTTGGCCTCCCCATTTATAACTGGCGGCCGCAACAGGAAATCTTTCAGGAAATCAGTGAGTGGTGGCGAATCAACCGCGAAGAGGGTTTCACCTCCCTGCTCTGCGGTTACTCACTGGGCAAAGCCCAGCGGCTGCTGGCCAATGTAGATGAGCACATTGGTCCCATCCTGTTACATGGTGCAGTCTATAATGTATGCGAAGCCCTGAAACAAGATGGCCTGCAGCTGCCTCCCTACGAACGCCTTAGCCAGGATACGCCCAAAAGCCAGATCAGCGGCAGCCTTGTTATCGCCCCGCCCTCTGCACTTAACACGCCCTGGATGAACAAGCTCAAACCTGTAAGAACCGCTATTGCCTCTGGCTGGATGAACCTGCGGGGTGCCAAACGCCGGCGTGCCGTAGACAGGGGCTTCGTACTCTCCGACCATGCCGACTGGGAAGGTCTTAATACAGCCATCAAACAGACCGGCGCAGAACGCGTACTGGTTACACACGGTTATACCGCAGCCTTCAGCCGCTGGTTACAAACGCAGGGGTACGAGGCACAGGAGGTACACACACTCTATACCGGTGAGCTTGGCGAAATCAACGAAAGCGAAGAAATCAGGAGCGAAAGCGAAAGCTGA
- a CDS encoding cell division protein (COG2177 Cell division protein), translating into MAESAKPRKIRKKKLGSYPFASVIFSISMALFVLGLFALLLLHANRLQDMIQENLEVQVFLDRDLSEANRIKISKTLAAKRYTAAKDNKAQIQYISKEEAAESFLDNPEEEIALLGDNPLRDSYVMKLKPDYYQADSLEMIKADIQNLSGIFEVTYVKSLVESVNENLAKIGLILLGFAALLLIVVIVLINNTIKLALFSQRFLIRSMQLVGATSRFIRKPFLTRAFLHGVFAGVVASALLYVLMQWAYTRIDDLQLLADWRNSIIVFAILIVAGGFVGWYSTWRAMNKYLRLSLDELY; encoded by the coding sequence ATGGCCGAATCAGCGAAACCCAGAAAAATCCGCAAAAAAAAGCTTGGCAGCTATCCCTTCGCCAGTGTGATCTTCAGCATCAGTATGGCGCTCTTTGTGCTGGGCTTGTTTGCGCTGCTCCTGCTGCATGCCAACCGCCTGCAGGATATGATACAGGAAAACCTGGAGGTACAGGTTTTCCTTGACAGAGACCTCTCCGAAGCAAACCGCATCAAGATCAGCAAAACGCTGGCAGCAAAGAGATATACTGCTGCTAAAGACAACAAGGCACAAATACAATACATCAGCAAAGAAGAAGCTGCCGAAAGCTTCCTGGATAATCCCGAGGAAGAAATTGCCCTGCTGGGCGATAACCCTCTGCGTGATTCCTATGTCATGAAACTAAAACCAGACTACTACCAGGCCGACAGCCTGGAGATGATCAAGGCTGATATTCAAAATCTTTCAGGTATTTTTGAGGTAACCTATGTGAAGAGCCTGGTGGAATCAGTAAACGAGAACCTGGCTAAAATTGGCCTGATCCTGCTGGGGTTTGCTGCCCTGCTGCTGATTGTAGTGATTGTACTGATCAACAATACTATTAAACTTGCCCTGTTTTCTCAGCGCTTCCTGATCCGAAGCATGCAATTAGTAGGGGCCACCAGCCGTTTTATCCGTAAACCTTTTTTAACAAGGGCTTTTTTACATGGTGTTTTTGCGGGTGTCGTAGCCTCTGCCCTGCTGTATGTGCTGATGCAATGGGCCTACACCCGCATAGATGACCTGCAGTTACTGGCAGACTGGCGCAACTCCATTATTGTGTTTGCCATATTGATTGTAGCCGGCGGATTTGTAGGCTGGTACAGCACCTGGAGAGCCATGAATAAATACTTGAGACTATCGCTTGATGAATTATACTGA
- a CDS encoding RNA polymerase, sigma-24 subunit, ecf subfamily protein (COG1595 DNA-directed RNA polymerase specialized sigma subunit, sigma24 homolog) produces MKDSEVLERIARGDEKALDFLYKKHYRMMTHMVITHGGGEQEAKDVFQDALIVFWQKAASGNLVLTSKISTYLYSICQNLWRKEFERKSKLVHEAKDSEEYMGEDSKERVQIIRKCVAELGSTCRNVLTYYYFDGLSMELIAEKLGFANTDTAKTKKYKCKKKLDELVRSKYSKSDFMD; encoded by the coding sequence ATGAAAGACAGCGAGGTTCTGGAGCGTATTGCCCGCGGCGATGAAAAAGCGTTAGATTTTCTTTATAAGAAACACTATCGCATGATGACGCATATGGTCATTACTCATGGCGGCGGCGAGCAGGAGGCCAAAGATGTTTTTCAGGATGCCCTTATCGTTTTCTGGCAAAAAGCTGCCAGTGGAAATCTTGTACTAACTTCTAAAATCAGTACGTATCTCTACAGTATTTGCCAAAACCTTTGGCGCAAGGAATTCGAGCGTAAAAGCAAACTTGTGCACGAAGCCAAAGACAGCGAAGAATACATGGGGGAAGACAGCAAAGAGCGCGTTCAGATTATCAGGAAGTGTGTTGCAGAATTGGGATCTACCTGCCGCAATGTTTTAACCTATTATTATTTTGACGGTTTGTCTATGGAACTCATAGCTGAAAAGTTAGGGTTTGCAAACACAGATACCGCCAAAACAAAAAAATATAAGTGTAAGAAGAAGCTCGATGAGCTTGTACGCAGCAAGTACAGCAAAAGCGACTTCATGGATTAG
- a CDS encoding Lhr-like helicase (COG1201 Lhr-like helicases) — protein sequence MKAKIHSNSTPDLSAAQTWFRSRGWEPFPFQEEVWQAYLEGHSGLLNAPTGSGKTYALWWALLLEWIQENPDSWQTKRPGGLQLVWITPLRALARDLQLAMQQVVDELGMSWKVSLRTGDTSSSERQKQLRSSPECIITTPESLHLLLSQKTSSQLFRRFRCLVVDEWHELLGSKRGVQTELAITRLRQINTLQPKTWGISATIGNLQEAMEILVGQEEAQLARLVRAQVDKKIEIASIIPDEVDALPWAGYMGLKLLPYILPIVENSTSTLLFTNTRAQTELWYQKLMEFAPQLAGLVALHHGSLDREVRDWVEDALHGGRLKLVICTSSLDLGVDFKPVETVIQVGSPKGIARFMQRAGRSGHQPGAVSKIYFLPTNGLELLEAAALKKALAAGSCESRVPLQKPMDVLVQYLVTMAVGEGFQEKELYKEVKRSWSYSSLNEEEWQWALEFVSSGGSTLDQYEEFNKVAKDEEGYYRVPSKRIALRHRLSMGTIVSDPTLRIKFIGGGYIGQIEESFISRLKRGDVFWFAGRALQFEQIKDMTVLVRRSKSKKGVVPRWSGSRLSVSSAMSSLIREVVSEAANGQNTEPEVMATEPILGLQSRLSAIPQLHQLLIESFRSPDGYHAVFYPFEGRNVHELLAALIAYRISRLQPISFSLAMNDYGFELLSYTPIPLEEALAEDLFTAENLLDDIHESINSTEMSRRRFREIASIAGLVFTGYPGKPVSNRHLQANSSIIYDVLKEYDPENLLLQQASREVLQLQLEQDRFLQALQRINSQEIVFLHPARPTPFAFPIMVDRLREHISSEDLESRIAKMQLQLEQWASKQGFL from the coding sequence TTGAAAGCCAAAATTCACAGCAATAGCACACCTGATCTGTCTGCAGCACAAACCTGGTTCAGGAGCCGGGGCTGGGAACCTTTTCCTTTCCAGGAGGAGGTATGGCAGGCGTATCTGGAAGGCCACAGCGGCCTGCTCAACGCTCCCACCGGCAGTGGCAAAACCTACGCCTTATGGTGGGCACTGCTGCTGGAGTGGATACAGGAAAACCCCGACAGCTGGCAAACCAAACGGCCCGGCGGACTGCAGCTGGTTTGGATTACCCCCCTGCGGGCCCTTGCCCGCGATCTGCAGCTGGCCATGCAGCAGGTGGTAGATGAACTGGGTATGAGCTGGAAGGTTTCACTGCGCACAGGCGATACCAGCAGCAGCGAACGCCAGAAGCAGCTCCGCAGCAGTCCGGAATGCATTATTACCACCCCCGAAAGCCTGCACCTGCTCCTGAGCCAGAAAACCAGCAGCCAGCTGTTCAGGCGCTTTCGCTGCCTGGTGGTAGATGAGTGGCATGAGCTGCTGGGCAGTAAACGGGGTGTACAAACCGAGCTTGCCATTACACGCCTGCGCCAGATCAACACTTTGCAGCCCAAAACCTGGGGAATTAGTGCAACCATCGGCAACCTGCAGGAAGCCATGGAGATCCTGGTGGGGCAGGAAGAGGCGCAGCTGGCACGGCTGGTAAGAGCCCAGGTAGATAAAAAGATCGAGATTGCCTCCATCATTCCAGATGAAGTTGATGCCCTGCCCTGGGCCGGATACATGGGCTTGAAGCTGCTTCCCTATATTTTGCCCATTGTTGAAAACAGCACCTCTACCCTGCTCTTTACCAACACCCGTGCCCAGACAGAGCTCTGGTATCAGAAGTTAATGGAATTTGCGCCACAACTGGCGGGGCTGGTGGCACTGCACCATGGCTCTCTGGACCGCGAGGTGCGCGACTGGGTGGAAGATGCCCTGCACGGGGGCCGGTTAAAACTTGTAATCTGTACCTCCAGCCTTGATCTTGGGGTTGATTTTAAGCCTGTAGAAACTGTGATCCAGGTAGGCAGCCCCAAAGGCATAGCACGCTTTATGCAGCGCGCGGGCCGCAGTGGCCATCAGCCTGGTGCAGTCAGCAAAATTTATTTTCTGCCTACCAATGGCCTGGAGCTGCTGGAGGCTGCTGCGCTGAAAAAAGCCCTGGCAGCTGGCAGCTGCGAAAGCCGGGTGCCTCTGCAAAAACCCATGGATGTACTGGTGCAATACCTGGTGACCATGGCTGTGGGAGAAGGTTTTCAGGAAAAGGAGCTGTACAAAGAGGTGAAGAGGAGCTGGAGCTACAGCAGCTTAAATGAAGAAGAATGGCAGTGGGCGCTGGAGTTTGTAAGCAGCGGAGGCAGTACCCTCGATCAGTACGAAGAATTTAACAAAGTAGCAAAAGACGAGGAAGGCTATTATAGGGTGCCCAGCAAACGCATTGCCCTAAGACACCGGCTTTCCATGGGCACTATAGTGAGTGACCCTACCCTGCGGATAAAATTTATAGGAGGTGGTTATATTGGCCAGATCGAGGAGAGCTTTATTTCGCGCCTGAAGCGCGGCGATGTATTCTGGTTTGCAGGCCGTGCCCTTCAGTTCGAGCAGATCAAGGACATGACGGTGCTGGTACGACGCAGCAAGAGCAAAAAAGGCGTGGTACCGCGCTGGTCGGGCAGCCGCCTTTCCGTATCCTCTGCCATGAGCAGCCTGATCAGGGAAGTAGTGTCAGAGGCAGCTAACGGCCAGAACACAGAACCGGAAGTGATGGCCACTGAACCCATCCTGGGGCTGCAGAGCAGGCTATCTGCCATCCCCCAGCTGCACCAGCTCCTCATAGAAAGTTTCAGGAGTCCCGATGGTTATCATGCTGTTTTCTATCCCTTCGAGGGCAGGAATGTACATGAGCTGCTGGCTGCCCTGATCGCCTACAGGATCAGCCGGCTACAGCCTATTTCCTTTAGCCTGGCCATGAACGATTACGGCTTTGAACTACTCTCCTACACGCCCATTCCACTGGAAGAAGCACTTGCTGAAGATCTTTTTACTGCTGAAAATCTGCTGGATGATATCCATGAAAGTATAAATAGTACTGAGATGTCCCGTCGCAGGTTCAGGGAAATAGCCTCCATTGCCGGGCTGGTCTTTACCGGATATCCGGGTAAGCCCGTCTCCAACAGGCACCTGCAGGCAAACAGCAGTATTATTTACGATGTGCTGAAGGAGTACGACCCCGAAAACCTGCTTTTACAGCAGGCAAGCCGGGAGGTACTGCAGCTGCAGCTGGAGCAGGACCGTTTTTTACAGGCACTGCAGCGCATCAACTCCCAGGAAATCGTGTTCCTGCACCCGGCTCGTCCTACTCCTTTTGCCTTTCCAATCATGGTAGACCGGCTTAGGGAACACATCAGCAGCGAAGACCTGGAAAGCCGCATTGCCAAAATGCAGCTTCAGCTGGAGCAATGGGCTAGTAAACAGGGGTTCTTATAA